A window of the Narcine bancroftii isolate sNarBan1 chromosome 4, sNarBan1.hap1, whole genome shotgun sequence genome harbors these coding sequences:
- the nek2 gene encoding serine/threonine-protein kinase Nek2, translating to MPSRLEDYDLMESIGSGSYGRCQKIRRKSDGKVLVWKEMDYGSMSEAEKQMLVSEVNLLRELKHPNIVRYYDRIIDRTNATLYIIMEFCEGGDLASLISKCIRERQYVEEDFALHVLAQIALALRECHRRSESGRTVLHRDLKPANVFLDIHHNVKLGDFGLARILQHDNSFARTFVGTPYYMSPEQINHMSYNEKSDIWSLGCLLYELCTLVPPFTAFNQKELAEKIREGKFRRIPFRYSDDLNDLLGRMLSLKDYLRPSVDELMQHFLIANLVADEQRKISAERRGTRSLENDHFQDSNPLVTELKLKENQLHNKEKALREREELLEQRERELCIRERLVEEKFSRAESLLRNYTLIKQEQNLKMVVGSLGDYIKTESSPGKKKVHFAGESKENLCFKETSVTKLNKPKNLDLKKRLQAANLRARALCEMEKNYQLKSKQLLGMR from the exons GTTCTCGTTTGGAAAGAGATGGATTATGGATCAATGTCTGAGGCAGAGAAACAAATGCTTGTATCCGAGGTGAACTTGCTTCGGGAGCTTAAGCATCCAAACATTGTTCGATATTATGATCGTATTATTGACAGAACCAATGCCACATTGTACATTATAATGGAGTTCTGTGAAGGAGGAGACCTGGCCAGTCTGATTAGCAAATGCATACGGGAAAG GCAGTATGTAGAAGAAGATTTTGCCTTGCATGTACTTGCTCAAATAGCTCTGGCCTTGCGAGAATGCCACAGGCGGTCAGAAAGTGGTCGCACAGTGCTACATCGAGATCTCAAACCTGCTAATGTCTTTCTTGACATCCACCATAATGTTAAACTAGGTGATTTTGGTTTAGCTAGGATTTTGCAACATGATAATAGTTTTGCAAGAACATTTGTGGGCACACCATATTATATGTCTCCA GAGCAAATTAATCATATGTCCTACAATGAGAAATCTGACATATGGTCTTTGGGATGTTTGCTGTATGAACTTTGTACACTTGT ccCACCTTTCACTGCATTTAATCAGAAGGAATTGGCAGAGAAAATAAGGGAAGGCAAGTTTAGAAGAATCCCATTTCGCTATTCAGATGACCTCAATGATCTCCTGGGCAGAATGCTGAGTCTTAAG GATTATTTGAGGCCTTCTGTGGATGAACTGATGCAGCATTTCTTGATCGCAAATTTGGTGGCTGATGAGCAGCGAAAAATTTCAGCTGAAAGGAGAGGGACTAGATCTCTGGAAAATGATCATTTCCAGGACAGTAACCCACTGGTGACTGAACTGAAACTTAAAGAGAATCAGCTTCACAATAAGGAGAAGGccttgagagaaagagaagaacttCTTGAAC aaCGTGAACGAGAACTTTGTATCCGAGAGAGACTAGTTGAGGAAAAGTTTTCGAG AGCAGAAAGTCTTTTAAGGAACTACACCCTGATTAAGCAAGAGCAAAACCTGAAGATGGTAGTTGGTTCATTAG gtgATTACATCAAAACAGAATCCTCTCCAGGGAAGAAAAAAGTTCATTTTGCAGGAGAAAGTAAAGAAAACCTTTGCTTTAAGGAAACTAGTGTAACAAAACTTAATAAACCAAAGAACTTGGATTTGAAGAAAAGATTGCAAGCTGCGAACCTCCGGGCCAGAGCATTAtgtgaaatggaaaaaaattatcaGCTGAAAAGCAAACAACTTTTGGGGATGCGCTGA